The following proteins come from a genomic window of Blattabacterium cuenoti:
- the rseP gene encoding RIP metalloprotease RseP: protein MSSIFIRSIQLLLSISILVVVHELGHFIIAQIFKVRVERFFLFFDPWFSLLKKKIGNTIYGIGWVPLGGYVKISGMMMDEKDNNQSENKLKNWEFRSKSAIKRLLIISGGILFNILLSVLIFTFLLFKYGETYLPTKNVKYGIEVDSLGEKIGLKNGDKILFVNEQYVPYFNDIPKAIILGNSITIDRMGNIIKLSLNNNKKKFLFDRKEFHFFIQPRVPPIINYVVKNSKADKYGLKNNDEILAINSEFVLFSDQLKDILSKHKNENILMYINRNGKLIQKEFFLDPKEFLGIFLKKFMDLDQIFLFEKKSYSFFESIPHGIEKSWDVLKNQIFFLKNVFHIETKAYKQIGSFFSIAKEFPSKWNWYIFWTLTATLSIWLAFLNLFPIPSLDGGYLLFIMIEMITRKKINEEIVERCTVYGFFIMSLMMMLIIIWDILKVFFY from the coding sequence ATGTCATCAATTTTCATTAGATCTATACAATTGCTACTTAGCATTTCTATATTGGTTGTTGTTCATGAACTAGGTCATTTTATTATAGCTCAAATATTTAAAGTAAGAGTTGAAAGATTTTTTTTATTTTTTGACCCTTGGTTTTCTCTATTGAAAAAAAAAATAGGAAATACTATTTATGGAATAGGTTGGGTCCCTTTAGGAGGATATGTTAAAATATCTGGAATGATGATGGATGAAAAAGACAATAATCAATCAGAGAATAAACTTAAAAATTGGGAATTTCGTTCTAAATCAGCAATAAAAAGATTATTGATCATTTCTGGAGGAATTCTTTTTAATATATTGTTATCCGTTTTAATTTTTACTTTTTTATTGTTTAAGTATGGAGAAACTTATCTTCCTACAAAAAATGTGAAATACGGAATAGAAGTTGATTCTTTGGGAGAAAAAATAGGATTGAAAAATGGAGACAAAATTTTATTTGTTAACGAACAATATGTTCCCTACTTCAATGATATTCCTAAAGCCATTATTTTGGGTAATTCTATCACAATAGATCGTATGGGAAACATTATAAAATTATCATTAAATAATAACAAAAAAAAATTTCTTTTCGATCGAAAAGAATTCCATTTTTTTATTCAACCTCGTGTTCCTCCTATCATTAATTATGTGGTCAAAAACTCTAAAGCTGATAAATATGGATTAAAAAATAATGATGAAATCTTAGCTATTAATTCTGAATTTGTTCTTTTTTCTGATCAATTGAAAGATATATTGTCAAAACATAAAAATGAAAATATATTAATGTACATCAACAGAAATGGGAAACTTATTCAAAAAGAATTTTTTTTAGATCCAAAAGAATTTTTGGGAATTTTTTTAAAAAAATTTATGGATTTAGATCAAATTTTTTTATTTGAAAAAAAGAGTTATTCTTTTTTTGAGAGTATTCCTCATGGAATAGAAAAATCTTGGGATGTTTTAAAAAATCAAATCTTTTTTTTGAAAAATGTTTTTCATATAGAAACCAAAGCTTATAAACAGATAGGTAGTTTTTTTTCCATAGCTAAAGAATTTCCATCTAAATGGAATTGGTATATTTTTTGGACTTTAACTGCTACTTTATCCATTTGGTTAGCTTTTTTAAATTTATTTCCTATTCCATCATTAGATGGGGGATATCTATTATTTATTATGATAGAAATGATAACAAGAAAAAAAATAAATGAGGAAATTGTTGAACGTTGTACTGTTTACGGTTTTTTCATAATGAGTTTAATGATGATGTTGATTATTATTTGGGATATACTCAAAGTTTTTTTTTATTAA
- a CDS encoding FeoA family protein — translation MNLSNLKKGEKGIIKGYKDDNFPIKLLELGVLPGVKFEILFVSIFCDPLCISYDQSCLVLRKKEAENIIIEPII, via the coding sequence TTGAATTTATCTAATCTTAAAAAAGGAGAAAAAGGAATTATTAAAGGATACAAAGATGATAATTTTCCCATAAAATTACTAGAATTAGGAGTTTTACCTGGTGTAAAATTCGAAATACTTTTTGTTTCTATTTTTTGCGATCCATTATGTATAAGTTATGATCAATCTTGTTTAGTTTTACGAAAAAAAGAAGCTGAAAACATTATCATAGAACCTATTATTTAG
- a CDS encoding FeoB small GTPase domain-containing protein: MKKIKLALVGNPNVGKTSLFNQLTGLNQKVGNYIGVTVDKKIGYFHYENTYYQILDLPGTYSIYPSSEDEEVVCRLLLNLDDLDYPDKIIVIANSSNLKKSILLLRQVQDLGFPVLFALNMLDEAIKKGISINIEKLRKILITEIVLINARKGIGLNKMKIKIKNLNQKTKTNYFFFNPGIHYSLAINDVKNNYKVNTYQAWYYLAHDKKFLKKNCLLNKIKKKYNIIPKRLQIKETLDRYEEIGKIFSIIVSEFLSEKEKNCLEFSKKIDNYLVLHPFWGYFFFYLFYFSFFNVFFFGQKFLNNL, translated from the coding sequence ATGAAAAAAATTAAATTAGCTCTAGTTGGAAATCCAAATGTAGGAAAAACTTCTTTGTTCAATCAATTAACTGGACTTAATCAAAAAGTTGGAAATTATATAGGAGTTACAGTAGACAAAAAAATAGGATATTTTCATTATGAAAACACGTATTATCAAATTTTAGATCTTCCTGGAACTTATAGTATATATCCTTCATCTGAAGATGAAGAAGTAGTTTGCAGATTGCTACTTAATCTAGATGACTTAGATTATCCAGATAAAATTATAGTAATAGCAAATTCATCGAATTTAAAAAAAAGCATTCTTTTACTAAGACAAGTGCAAGATTTAGGATTTCCTGTCCTTTTTGCATTAAATATGCTTGATGAAGCAATAAAAAAGGGCATATCCATTAATATAGAAAAATTAAGAAAAATTCTTATCACAGAAATTGTATTGATTAACGCAAGAAAAGGAATAGGACTGAACAAAATGAAAATAAAAATAAAAAATTTAAATCAAAAAACAAAAACAAACTATTTTTTTTTCAATCCAGGGATACATTATTCTCTTGCTATTAATGATGTCAAAAACAATTACAAAGTAAATACTTATCAAGCTTGGTATTATCTAGCTCATGACAAAAAATTTTTAAAAAAAAATTGTTTATTGAATAAAATAAAAAAAAAATATAACATTATCCCAAAAAGATTACAAATCAAGGAAACATTAGATAGATATGAAGAAATAGGAAAAATATTTTCAATAATAGTTTCCGAATTTCTTTCGGAGAAAGAAAAAAACTGTTTAGAATTTTCAAAAAAAATAGATAATTATTTAGTTTTACATCCTTTTTGGGGTTATTTTTTTTTTTATTTATTTTATTTTTCATTTTTCAATGTATTTTTTTTTGGTCAGAAATTCCTAAACAATTTGTAG
- a CDS encoding nucleoside recognition domain-containing protein, translating to MYILGIIFALSVSIILHQLLKKNYKSHLIMEIPTYKIPILKNVLITLWINLKSFIINAGKIILLINILIWVLGSFGPSENSSNKNSICIIQKKELTHSYLGILGKKIEPVIHPLGYDWKIGIGLLSSLVAREVFVSTMASVYSIEEKENILKEKMKKETYPETKKPIYNLATGISLLFFYAFSMQCMSTLSIIRKETKSWKWPILQFIFMTLLAYIASLLTYQILKK from the coding sequence ATGTATATTTTAGGAATTATATTTGCATTGAGTGTCTCCATCATTTTACATCAATTACTAAAAAAAAATTATAAAAGTCATCTTATAATGGAAATTCCTACTTATAAAATCCCTATATTGAAAAATGTATTAATTACTCTATGGATCAATCTTAAATCGTTTATTATCAATGCAGGAAAAATCATTCTATTGATTAATATATTGATTTGGGTTTTGGGTTCTTTTGGTCCTTCAGAAAATTCATCAAATAAAAATTCAATTTGTATAATACAAAAAAAAGAATTGACTCATTCTTATTTGGGTATCTTAGGGAAAAAAATAGAACCTGTAATTCATCCATTAGGATACGATTGGAAAATTGGGATAGGACTTCTATCATCTCTTGTAGCGAGAGAAGTTTTTGTTAGTACTATGGCTTCTGTATATAGCATAGAAGAAAAAGAAAATATTTTAAAGGAAAAAATGAAAAAAGAAACATATCCTGAAACTAAAAAACCTATTTATAATTTAGCAACAGGAATTTCTTTACTATTTTTTTATGCATTTTCTATGCAATGTATGAGTACTTTATCCATAATAAGAAAAGAAACAAAATCTTGGAAATGGCCAATACTACAATTTATTTTTATGACTTTGTTAGCTTATATAGCTTCATTATTAACATATCAAATATTAAAAAAATAA
- a CDS encoding D-alanine--D-alanine ligase — translation MKKIAVIMGGYSKESMISLQSGKVVYENLCRKEFDPYRVYLFKEKWFMKDEKNKEYSINKQDFTISGMNHLKFDCVFNAIHGTPGEDGILQAYFELLRIPYTGCNFHHANVTFNKKYCLTLLKYFGINTAKSFFLNKNQVLCKKTILNKVGLPCFVKPNRSGSSLGISKVYEEKYLFNAVQKAFLEDEEILIESYLEGKEVSVGVFSFKNEIIVLPITEIISQNDFFDFESKYSGKSQEITPAKLFPNIENQIRKIAKKVYKFLNLSGITRSEYIIVNEEPFFLEINTIPGLSEESIFPKQLKIAGISLSEVLTNSIYTSIEKMEIL, via the coding sequence ATGAAAAAAATAGCTGTTATAATGGGAGGATATTCAAAAGAATCTATGATTTCACTACAAAGTGGAAAAGTTGTTTATGAAAATTTATGTAGAAAAGAATTTGATCCTTATCGAGTCTATCTTTTCAAAGAAAAATGGTTTATGAAAGATGAGAAAAATAAAGAATATTCTATAAATAAACAAGATTTTACAATTTCCGGAATGAATCACCTCAAGTTTGATTGTGTATTTAATGCCATACATGGAACTCCAGGAGAGGACGGAATATTACAAGCTTATTTTGAATTATTAAGAATACCTTATACAGGATGTAATTTTCATCATGCAAATGTTACTTTTAATAAAAAGTATTGTTTAACTTTGTTGAAATATTTTGGAATTAATACAGCAAAATCTTTTTTTTTAAATAAAAATCAAGTTCTTTGTAAGAAAACAATTTTAAACAAAGTAGGACTTCCTTGTTTTGTTAAACCGAATAGATCGGGATCTAGTTTAGGAATAAGTAAAGTTTATGAAGAAAAATATTTGTTTAACGCAGTACAAAAAGCTTTTCTAGAAGATGAAGAGATTCTGATCGAATCTTATCTTGAAGGAAAGGAGGTATCAGTAGGTGTTTTTTCATTTAAAAATGAAATTATTGTTTTACCAATAACAGAAATAATTAGTCAAAATGATTTTTTTGATTTTGAATCAAAATATTCCGGTAAATCTCAAGAAATCACTCCAGCAAAATTGTTTCCAAATATTGAAAATCAAATACGAAAAATAGCCAAAAAAGTATATAAATTTCTAAATTTATCGGGAATCACGAGATCAGAATATATCATTGTAAATGAAGAACCTTTTTTTTTGGAAATAAATACAATCCCAGGTCTTTCAGAAGAAAGCATTTTTCCAAAACAATTGAAAATAGCTGGAATATCTTTATCCGAAGTTTTGACAAATTCCATATATACTTCCATTGAAAAAATGGAAATTTTATAA
- a CDS encoding PASTA domain-containing protein, which yields MNYSKYFVIFIINFLVSILILYKITQLSLKWVDVYTKHGSYVVVPDLIGFTLPKSILILKKLGLKYDIDTSRYDPNFKINQIISFSPEAGDHVKEGRHVYIQVNSQSSQSVLPNIINKEKKIAIKLLHASHISVKEIRYINDRRKDTVLKILYRNKSIQFGYRFSLNQDGIILIIGKGYKKDNFLVPNVVGMNLYSAIFTLKNQLFHVINFYYDHTITNPDKNAKVYRQKPDSGIIYDKNKPVELWLTSKELLDQFKNEDVKNEDVKNEDVKNEDVKNEDVKNEDVKNEDVKNEDVKNKNVKNKDVKNKDVKNKDVKNKDVKNKNVKNKDVKNKDVKNKDVKNKDVKNKDVKNKDVKNKDVKNKDVKNK from the coding sequence ATGAATTATTCAAAATATTTTGTAATATTCATCATAAATTTTTTAGTTTCTATATTGATTTTATATAAAATTACTCAATTGTCATTGAAATGGGTAGATGTTTATACAAAACATGGGTCTTATGTTGTAGTTCCTGATTTGATAGGTTTTACTTTACCTAAATCTATATTAATTTTGAAAAAATTAGGTCTAAAATACGATATAGATACATCACGTTATGATCCTAATTTTAAAATTAATCAAATCATTTCCTTTTCTCCAGAAGCTGGAGATCATGTTAAAGAAGGAAGACATGTATATATACAAGTTAACTCTCAATCATCCCAATCTGTTTTACCTAATATTATAAATAAAGAAAAAAAAATAGCAATAAAATTGCTTCATGCTAGTCATATATCCGTTAAAGAAATCAGATATATTAATGATAGGAGGAAAGATACCGTTTTAAAAATTTTATATCGAAATAAATCGATTCAATTTGGATATAGATTTTCCTTGAATCAAGATGGAATTATTTTAATCATTGGAAAAGGATATAAAAAAGATAATTTTTTAGTACCTAATGTTGTAGGAATGAATTTATATTCAGCTATTTTTACGTTAAAAAATCAATTATTTCATGTGATTAATTTTTACTATGATCATACAATAACAAATCCTGATAAAAATGCAAAAGTATATCGTCAAAAACCTGATTCTGGAATAATTTATGATAAAAATAAACCTGTTGAACTTTGGTTAACTTCCAAAGAATTGTTAGATCAATTCAAAAATGAAGATGTCAAAAATGAAGATGTCAAAAATGAAGATGTCAAAAATGAAGATGTCAAAAATGAAGATGTCAAAAATGAAGATGTCAAAAATGAAGATGTCAAAAATGAAGACGTCAAAAACAAAAACGTCAAAAACAAAGACGTCAAAAACAAAGACGTCAAAAACAAAGACGTCAAAAACAAAGACGTCAAAAACAAAAACGTCAAAAACAAAGACGTCAAAAACAAAGACGTCAAAAACAAAGACGTCAAAAACAAAGACGTCAAAAACAAAGACGTCAAAAACAAAGACGTCAAAAACAAAGACGTCAAAAACAAAGACGTCAAAAACAAA
- a CDS encoding RluA family pseudouridine synthase: TSKTKTSKTKTSKTKTSKTKTSKTKTSKTKTSKTKTSKTKTSKTKTSKTKTSKTKTSKTKTSKTKTSKTKTSKTMKTIHIVVKQNQKEIRIDKFLKKNIENISRNQIQKLMFSEKVIVNQQIVKKNYRIQPLDLIEIQFSKISPILDHLEYKNIVAEKINLDILHEDEDLIVVNKPAGMVVHPGFGHYKGTLIHGIKYHLQNSNLKNLNLYRSGLVHRLDKDTSGLLVVAKNEYSKKYLFQQFHYPKTIQREYRALIWGDLIEKKGIITGFIGRDPKNRKRMTVFRTNESHKGKYSVTHYQVLERFKYLTYVSCNIETGKTHQIRAHFKYLGHPLFHDSIYGGHKIFMKKKCSNRNIKFLKTCFKILPRQALHAISLSFIHPKHEKCYFYCPIPEDFKIVLQQCRKIFL; this comes from the coding sequence AGACGTCAAAAACAAAGACGTCAAAAACAAAGACGTCAAAAACAAAGACGTCAAAAACAAAGACGTCAAAAACAAAGACGTCAAAAACAAAGACGTCAAAAACAAAGACGTCAAAAACAAAGACGTCAAAAACAAAAACGTCAAAAACAAAAACGTCAAAAACAAAAACGTCAAAAACAAAAACGTCAAAAACAAAAACGTCAAAAACAAAAACGTCAAAAACAATGAAGACAATTCACATTGTTGTAAAACAAAATCAAAAAGAAATTCGCATTGATAAGTTCTTGAAAAAGAATATAGAAAATATCAGCAGAAATCAAATTCAAAAATTGATGTTTTCAGAAAAAGTTATCGTGAATCAACAGATTGTAAAAAAAAATTATAGAATACAACCTTTAGATTTGATAGAAATTCAATTCTCTAAAATTTCTCCTATATTAGATCATTTAGAGTATAAAAATATTGTTGCAGAAAAAATAAATCTTGATATTCTTCATGAAGATGAAGATCTCATTGTAGTTAACAAACCTGCAGGAATGGTAGTCCATCCTGGATTTGGACATTATAAAGGGACATTAATTCATGGAATTAAATATCATCTTCAAAATTCAAATTTGAAAAATTTGAATTTATATAGAAGTGGATTAGTTCATAGATTAGATAAAGATACATCAGGTTTATTAGTTGTGGCTAAAAATGAATATTCTAAAAAATATTTATTTCAACAATTCCACTATCCTAAAACAATCCAAAGAGAATATAGGGCTTTAATATGGGGGGATTTGATTGAAAAAAAAGGAATTATAACTGGTTTTATTGGAAGAGATCCTAAAAATAGAAAAAGAATGACTGTTTTTAGAACAAATGAATCTCATAAAGGAAAATATTCTGTAACACATTATCAAGTGTTAGAACGATTTAAATATTTGACATATGTTTCTTGCAATATAGAAACAGGAAAAACACATCAAATAAGAGCTCATTTCAAATATTTAGGACATCCATTATTTCACGATTCTATTTATGGAGGACATAAAATTTTTATGAAAAAAAAATGTTCGAATCGAAATATAAAATTTTTGAAAACTTGTTTCAAGATATTACCTAGACAAGCTTTACATGCTATATCTCTTTCTTTTATTCATCCAAAACATGAAAAATGTTATTTTTATTGTCCAATTCCTGAAGATTTTAAAATTGTTCTACAACAATGTAGAAAAATATTCTTATAA
- the mgtE gene encoding magnesium transporter — MFNEDQDYLNNDTFLNNQTISRLIKIFHQNPNDVVKIFSLLKLCKAISIFEILDFSTKKKIIKDLSSIKKMELLNNLSVDDRISFLENLPKDILKDLIKYLNKEEKCKILVSLGYPQNSIGCLMIPYYIAIQKTWSVQEVLDYIRKEVKNSDVIEIVYIVDEKGKLIDDIKIREFLLVDPNTKVYDLINGQYTEILNITDTEKEATKIFTMSNRISLPVIDDQNFLLGIVTIDDILWVLNENYREDFQKIGGMEALNQSYLNVPLYKLIKKRAGWLILLFIGEMLTTTVMQKFSSVIEKAVVLALFIPLVVSSGGNSGSQAASLIIQAMALGEVKIKDWWIVMRREIICGFFLGSILGLTGFIRVIVWHKIHLFNYGSHWILVGFTVFLSLIGVVLWGTLSGSMLPFIIKKLRGDPASSSAPFVATLVDVVGLMIYFSISYFLLNGTLL, encoded by the coding sequence ATGTTTAATGAAGATCAAGATTATTTAAATAACGATACATTTCTAAATAATCAAACTATAAGTAGATTAATAAAAATTTTTCATCAGAATCCTAATGATGTTGTAAAAATATTTAGTTTGTTAAAATTATGTAAAGCAATTTCTATTTTTGAAATATTGGATTTTTCTACAAAAAAAAAAATTATAAAAGATTTGTCTTCTATTAAAAAAATGGAATTATTAAATAATTTATCTGTAGATGATCGTATTTCTTTTTTAGAAAATCTTCCAAAAGATATTTTAAAAGACTTAATAAAATATTTAAATAAAGAAGAAAAATGTAAAATTTTAGTATCTCTAGGGTATCCTCAAAATAGTATAGGTTGTTTAATGATTCCATATTATATTGCAATTCAAAAAACTTGGAGCGTACAAGAAGTATTGGATTATATTCGTAAAGAAGTTAAAAATAGTGATGTTATAGAAATTGTCTATATAGTTGACGAAAAAGGAAAATTAATAGATGATATAAAAATACGAGAATTTTTATTAGTAGATCCTAACACAAAAGTATATGATTTAATCAATGGTCAATATACTGAAATTTTAAATATTACGGATACCGAGAAAGAAGCGACTAAAATATTTACTATGAGTAATAGAATTTCGCTTCCAGTTATAGATGATCAGAATTTTTTATTGGGAATCGTAACTATAGATGATATTTTATGGGTTTTAAATGAAAATTATAGAGAAGACTTTCAAAAAATAGGAGGAATGGAAGCTTTAAATCAATCTTATTTAAACGTTCCTTTATACAAACTTATTAAAAAAAGAGCTGGATGGCTAATTTTATTATTTATAGGAGAAATGTTAACAACAACAGTTATGCAAAAATTTTCAAGTGTCATAGAAAAAGCGGTAGTTCTTGCTTTATTCATTCCTTTAGTTGTTTCAAGTGGGGGAAATAGTGGTTCTCAAGCCGCAAGTTTAATTATACAAGCAATGGCTTTGGGTGAGGTTAAAATAAAAGATTGGTGGATTGTGATGAGAAGAGAAATTATTTGCGGTTTTTTTTTAGGTAGTATTTTAGGATTAACAGGTTTTATACGTGTAATAGTTTGGCACAAAATCCATTTATTTAATTATGGTTCTCATTGGATATTAGTGGGTTTTACGGTTTTTTTATCCTTAATTGGAGTTGTATTATGGGGGACATTAAGTGGCTCAATGCTTCCTTTTATAATTAAAAAATTAAGAGGAGACCCAGCCAGTTCTTCAGCTCCTTTTGTTGCCACATTAGTGGATGTTGTTGGATTAATGATCTATTTTTCTATTTCTTATTTTCTTTTGAATGGTACTTTATTATAA
- the leuS gene encoding leucine--tRNA ligase: MEYNFREIEKRWQIYWKKHNIFHTKENKKRKYYILNMFPYPSGTGLHVGHCLGYIASDVYARYKRTKKYNVLNPIGFDSFGLPAEQYAIQTGKHPYDTTLENSRIYKEQINKIGLSFDWNRELYTSNPNYYRWTQWMFIQIFNSWYDKNNEKAKPISLLIEEFNKNGNNCVNANTTSNYKFDSKTWKQFSFYKKESVLLDYRLAFLCKNTVNWCPDLGTVLANDEIKNGRSERGGYPIYKKKMLQWHIRISAYAERLIKGLNFINCSKSFKKLQYNWIGKSTGISVLLKVISPFEDFHQIELFTSHPEMIFGMTFIILSPNHPLAVKMSLHHKNESTSFSKEFSINENTKNISGFFTENYVFHPFIRNKRIPIYISNFISVNQKTQSVIGIPGHEEKSKKFAKQFGIEIIKILDFNKKCINSNFLNGLTRKQAKEKIIKILVKNKIGVLKTNYKIRDAIFSRQRYWGEPIPIYFKNKIPKTIPVDKLPIILPKIDNFHPKDGKPPLSRAKNWAWDERNMKMVPNILIDHKNVFPIETSTMPSWAGSSWYYLKYMDVHNNQFFIDKKKENYWKNVDLYIGGSEHSTGHLIYARFWHKFLLDRGWITTEEPFKKILNQGMILSYSAIIIKVIGENIFLSYGLKNKKHAYFSFQEVYVDLSLIKKNNELNIHKFKKCRPEFYSSVFILERGSFFCKRKLEKMSKSKYNVINPDDIYEKYGSDTFRLYEMFLGPINQSKPWDEKKINGIKNFLIKFWCLFHKNKIFQISEINPTLQELEILHSSIKKIQNKIKSFSWNTSISLLMIMTNQLTALKCNKRKILEPLVQLIAPFAPHVSEELWYKLGKKKSVLFYDFPVFNPKYIVKKEITYPIMFNGKLKFLEKFDSSTPIEEIKKKILNHPKTKCFLKEKTLQKLIFIPKKIINILFK, translated from the coding sequence ATGGAATATAATTTTCGTGAAATAGAAAAACGTTGGCAAATATATTGGAAAAAACATAACATTTTTCATACAAAAGAAAACAAAAAAAGAAAATACTACATCTTAAATATGTTTCCTTATCCTTCTGGAACAGGACTTCATGTAGGACATTGTTTAGGTTATATAGCATCAGATGTTTATGCAAGATACAAACGAACAAAAAAATATAATGTTTTAAATCCCATAGGATTTGATTCTTTTGGACTTCCTGCAGAACAATATGCGATCCAAACAGGTAAACATCCTTACGATACAACTCTTGAAAATTCACGTATATATAAAGAACAAATAAATAAGATAGGCCTTTCCTTTGATTGGAATAGAGAACTATACACTAGCAATCCTAATTATTATCGTTGGACTCAATGGATGTTTATTCAAATTTTTAATTCTTGGTACGATAAAAATAATGAAAAAGCTAAACCTATAAGTCTTTTAATTGAAGAATTTAATAAAAATGGAAATAATTGCGTTAACGCAAACACTACATCAAATTATAAATTTGATTCAAAAACATGGAAACAATTTAGTTTCTACAAAAAAGAATCTGTTCTTTTAGATTATAGATTAGCTTTTTTATGTAAAAATACAGTAAATTGGTGTCCAGATTTAGGAACAGTGTTAGCTAATGATGAAATAAAAAATGGAAGAAGTGAAAGAGGAGGATATCCAATTTACAAAAAAAAAATGTTACAATGGCATATAAGAATTAGTGCATATGCAGAAAGACTCATTAAAGGATTAAACTTTATTAATTGTTCTAAATCTTTTAAAAAATTACAATATAATTGGATAGGAAAATCAACAGGAATTTCTGTTTTATTAAAAGTAATTTCTCCTTTTGAGGATTTTCATCAAATTGAATTATTTACTTCTCATCCAGAAATGATATTTGGAATGACTTTTATCATATTATCTCCAAATCATCCACTTGCAGTTAAAATGTCTTTACACCATAAAAATGAATCAACATCTTTTTCCAAAGAATTTTCTATCAATGAAAATACAAAAAATATATCTGGATTTTTTACAGAAAATTATGTTTTTCATCCTTTTATTAGAAATAAAAGGATTCCCATTTATATCAGTAATTTTATTTCTGTAAATCAAAAAACCCAATCTGTTATCGGAATACCTGGACATGAAGAAAAAAGTAAAAAATTTGCCAAACAATTTGGTATAGAAATCATTAAAATTTTAGATTTTAATAAAAAGTGTATTAATTCTAATTTTTTAAATGGATTAACCCGTAAACAAGCAAAAGAAAAAATTATTAAAATTTTAGTGAAAAATAAAATAGGAGTACTTAAAACAAATTATAAGATTCGTGATGCTATTTTTTCCAGACAAAGATATTGGGGAGAACCCATTCCTATTTATTTTAAAAATAAAATTCCAAAAACAATTCCCGTTGATAAATTACCTATCATTCTTCCAAAAATAGATAATTTTCATCCTAAAGATGGAAAACCTCCATTAAGTAGAGCCAAAAATTGGGCTTGGGATGAAAGAAATATGAAGATGGTTCCTAATATTTTGATTGATCATAAAAATGTATTTCCAATAGAAACTAGTACCATGCCGAGTTGGGCAGGATCAAGTTGGTACTATCTTAAATATATGGATGTACATAACAATCAATTTTTTATTGATAAAAAAAAAGAAAATTATTGGAAAAATGTTGACCTATATATTGGAGGATCTGAACATAGCACCGGTCATTTGATTTATGCTAGATTTTGGCATAAATTTTTGTTAGATAGAGGATGGATAACGACTGAAGAACCTTTCAAAAAAATATTGAATCAAGGAATGATTTTGAGTTATTCTGCTATCATAATCAAAGTAATAGGAGAAAATATTTTTTTATCTTATGGATTAAAAAATAAAAAACACGCATATTTTTCTTTTCAAGAAGTATATGTGGATCTTTCTTTAATTAAAAAAAACAATGAATTAAATATTCATAAGTTTAAAAAATGTAGACCTGAATTTTATTCATCTGTTTTTATTTTAGAAAGAGGATCCTTTTTTTGTAAAAGAAAATTGGAAAAAATGTCAAAATCAAAATATAATGTAATAAATCCTGATGATATTTATGAAAAATATGGATCAGATACATTTCGTTTGTATGAAATGTTTTTGGGTCCTATTAATCAATCGAAACCTTGGGATGAAAAAAAAATAAATGGAATAAAAAATTTTTTAATTAAATTTTGGTGTTTATTTCATAAAAATAAAATTTTCCAAATCAGTGAAATAAATCCAACATTACAAGAATTGGAAATTTTGCATAGTTCTATAAAAAAAATCCAAAATAAAATAAAATCTTTTTCTTGGAATACTTCTATTAGTTTATTAATGATTATGACTAATCAATTGACTGCATTAAAATGTAATAAAAGAAAAATCCTAGAACCTTTGGTACAATTAATAGCTCCATTTGCTCCTCATGTATCCGAAGAATTATGGTATAAACTGGGGAAAAAAAAATCTGTTCTATTTTACGATTTTCCAGTTTTTAATCCAAAATATATAGTGAAAAAGGAAATAACATATCCGATTATGTTTAATGGAAAATTAAAATTTTTAGAAAAGTTTGATTCTAGCACTCCAATAGAAGAAATAAAAAAGAAAATCTTAAATCATCCTAAAACAAAATGTTTTTTGAAAGAAAAAACTTTACAAAAGTTAATTTTTATTCCTAAAAAAATAATAAATATTTTATTTAAATAA